One Streptomyces sp. NBC_01217 genomic region harbors:
- the ndk gene encoding nucleoside-diphosphate kinase: MTQRTLVLLKPDAVRRGLVGEIVGRIERKAGWRITALELRTLDRATLEQHYAEHVGRPFYEPLVEFMQSGPVVALVAEGERVIEGIRTLAGPTDPIAAAPGSIRGDFGTITRENLIHASDSEESAERELKLFFPGLS, encoded by the coding sequence ATGACCCAGCGCACCCTCGTTCTCCTCAAGCCCGACGCTGTCCGGCGCGGACTGGTCGGCGAGATCGTCGGGCGGATCGAGCGCAAGGCCGGCTGGCGGATCACCGCGCTGGAGCTGCGCACCCTGGACCGCGCCACGCTGGAGCAGCACTACGCCGAGCACGTCGGCCGCCCGTTCTACGAGCCGCTCGTCGAGTTCATGCAGTCCGGCCCGGTCGTGGCGCTGGTCGCCGAGGGCGAGCGGGTCATCGAGGGCATCCGTACGCTGGCCGGCCCCACCGACCCGATCGCCGCCGCGCCCGGCTCCATCCGGGGCGACTTCGGCACGATCACCCGGGAGAACCTCATCCACGCCTCGGACTCCGAGGAGTCCGCAGAGCGAGAACTGAAGCTTTTCTTCCCGGGACTTTCCTGA
- a CDS encoding CYTH and CHAD domain-containing protein codes for MNQTKREIERKYEATTETRLPDLSRVAGVSAVAHRGVSELDAVYYDTEDLRLMAGALTLRRRTGGSDEGWHLKFPVATGIRDELREPLCDTLPHSLAGLLRSRVRDSALVPVVRLRTARDVHHLLDDGGALLAEVSIDAVHAERLTGGSGTAAWTEIEVELADDGDPAFLDAVERRLRKAGVRPSASLSKLSRALAETAPKRKQDKERKKGSGEQNAPLTAGDHVLAYIRRQAETIVALDPAVRRDLPDSVHQLRVATRRLRSALRTYRKILDRNVTDPVGDELKWLAAELGIDRDQEVLDARLRAGLAALPRTLVLGPVRSRLRIWSAARRGGSRRRTVAVLDGKRYLALLESLDALLDAPPLLPAASRAPAQALSRAVLKEYERLATRVGHALGLPPGHDRDLALHDARKAAKRARYAAEAARPALGKPAGRIAGRMKSVQTLLGDHQDSVVARDALRTLAVQAHAAGEPSFTWGLLYGREEAAAAGHERELPKLWERASRPRLRAALEG; via the coding sequence ATGAATCAGACCAAGCGAGAGATCGAGCGGAAGTACGAAGCCACCACGGAAACCCGGCTCCCCGACCTGAGCCGGGTGGCCGGGGTCTCGGCCGTCGCCCACCGGGGCGTCAGCGAACTGGACGCCGTGTACTACGACACCGAGGACCTCCGGCTCATGGCCGGCGCCCTCACCCTGCGCCGCCGCACCGGCGGGAGCGACGAGGGCTGGCACCTCAAATTCCCGGTCGCCACCGGTATCCGGGACGAGCTCCGGGAACCGCTCTGCGACACCCTGCCGCACTCTCTCGCCGGGCTGCTCCGCTCCCGGGTCCGCGACAGCGCACTCGTCCCCGTCGTCCGGCTGCGCACCGCCCGCGACGTCCACCATCTGCTCGACGATGGGGGCGCGCTGCTCGCGGAGGTAAGCATCGACGCGGTGCATGCCGAGCGGCTGACGGGCGGCAGTGGCACGGCAGCCTGGACCGAGATCGAGGTCGAACTCGCCGACGACGGCGACCCCGCCTTCCTCGACGCCGTCGAACGAAGGCTGCGCAAGGCCGGTGTCCGCCCGTCCGCATCGCTGTCCAAGCTGTCCAGGGCGCTCGCCGAGACCGCACCGAAGCGGAAGCAGGACAAGGAGCGGAAGAAGGGCTCCGGGGAGCAGAATGCGCCACTCACGGCGGGCGACCACGTCCTCGCGTACATCCGCCGGCAGGCCGAGACGATCGTCGCCCTCGACCCCGCTGTACGCCGTGACCTCCCCGACTCCGTGCATCAGCTGCGGGTCGCCACCCGCAGACTGCGCAGCGCGCTGCGGACGTACCGCAAGATCCTCGACCGGAACGTCACCGACCCGGTCGGCGACGAGCTGAAGTGGCTGGCCGCCGAGCTGGGCATCGACCGCGACCAGGAGGTCCTCGACGCCCGGCTGCGCGCCGGTCTCGCCGCACTGCCCCGCACGCTGGTCCTCGGCCCCGTGCGCAGCCGGCTGCGGATCTGGTCGGCGGCCCGCCGCGGCGGCTCCCGGCGCCGGACCGTCGCCGTACTCGACGGGAAGCGGTACCTGGCACTCCTGGAGAGCCTGGACGCCCTGCTCGACGCCCCGCCGCTGCTGCCCGCCGCGTCCCGCGCCCCCGCTCAGGCGCTGTCCCGCGCCGTGCTGAAGGAGTACGAGCGCCTCGCGACCAGGGTGGGCCATGCCCTCGGGCTGCCGCCCGGCCACGACCGGGATCTCGCCCTGCACGATGCCCGCAAGGCCGCCAAGCGCGCCCGTTACGCGGCGGAGGCGGCCCGGCCCGCGCTCGGGAAGCCGGCTGGGCGGATCGCCGGACGGATGAAGTCCGTACAGACCCTCCTCGGCGACCATCAGGACAGCGTGGTGGCCCGTGATGCCCTGCGCACCCTGGCCGTCCAGGCGCACGCGGCGGGGGAGCCGTCGTTCACCTGGGGACTGCTGTACGGACGGGAGGAGGCGGCCGCCGCGGGCCACGAGAGGGAGCTGCCGAAGCTGTGGGAGCGGGCGTCGCGGCCGCGTCTGCGGGCGGCGCTGGAAGGCTGA
- the mreD gene encoding rod shape-determining protein MreD: MRLNRTLLSLVLVVIALVLQVSVLARLQLPGAVPDLLLLVVLALAFVYGHVSGALIGFGAGLLADLAPPADHAAGRYALVLCVIGYVAGLAKPETGQLKSALVPMIGVVAAAIGSTLLYALVGALVGDTAARHVGLGSLLFTAAVYDLLLAPFVVPLIMAIARRTVNDPLADSSGGGDVAAGWLASGTGLRIGSQRGGLRVKVARNRAARAGRIKGVKRL, translated from the coding sequence ATGCGCTTGAACCGGACTCTGCTCTCCCTCGTCCTGGTCGTGATCGCCCTCGTCCTCCAGGTCTCCGTGCTCGCCCGCCTCCAGCTCCCCGGCGCCGTGCCCGACCTGCTGCTTCTCGTCGTCCTCGCACTCGCCTTCGTGTACGGGCATGTCAGCGGCGCCCTCATCGGCTTCGGCGCGGGACTCCTCGCCGACCTGGCACCGCCCGCCGACCACGCCGCCGGACGCTACGCACTGGTCCTCTGCGTCATCGGCTATGTCGCAGGACTGGCCAAGCCGGAGACCGGGCAGCTCAAGTCGGCCCTCGTCCCGATGATCGGGGTCGTCGCCGCGGCGATCGGCTCGACCCTGCTCTACGCGCTCGTCGGCGCGCTCGTGGGGGACACGGCGGCCCGTCATGTGGGCCTCGGCAGCCTGCTGTTCACCGCCGCGGTCTACGACCTGCTCCTCGCGCCGTTCGTCGTGCCCCTGATCATGGCGATCGCCAGACGCACGGTGAACGATCCGCTGGCCGACTCGTCCGGCGGCGGCGATGTCGCCGCGGGCTGGCTGGCCTCCGGCACCGGACTGCGGATCGGCAGCCAGCGCGGCGGACTGCGCGTCAAGGTCGCCCGCAACCGCGCGGCACGCGCCGGACGGATCAAGGGAGTCAAGCGACTGTGA
- the mreC gene encoding rod shape-determining protein MreC, whose product MRDTRESRLLLVLLIAIAFALITVDIRGGEGSPVDGARRAAAAVFGPVENGVAAAVDPVGNAIGAVRDSGARHNRIAELEQQNAALKTKLGSDDQNRSRVRELDKMLKKSAAGQYGIKAAEVIAIGAAQGFSWTVTIDAGSNDGIKRDMTVINGDGLVGRVTTVGPDIATVLLANDPDFTVGTRMEKTDELGFATGQGSQPLSVQFLNGKAKVKKGDRLVTFGSSRDKPFVPGVPVGEVVRVDPSNGGLTRTVYVRPFVGFTKLDIVGVVVQAPREDPRDMVLPKQPAKPAKPKPTPTVTVTISPNGDIVDTEGNVLGNINESPDPSESPDPSGSPDPSAGPGATPNTGNTADEQE is encoded by the coding sequence GTGAGGGACACACGAGAGAGCCGGCTGCTCCTGGTGCTGCTGATCGCCATCGCATTCGCACTGATCACGGTGGACATCCGCGGCGGCGAGGGCTCACCGGTGGACGGCGCCCGGCGGGCCGCCGCCGCGGTCTTCGGGCCGGTGGAGAACGGCGTCGCGGCAGCCGTCGACCCGGTGGGCAACGCCATAGGGGCGGTACGCGACTCCGGGGCACGGCACAACCGGATCGCCGAGCTGGAGCAGCAGAACGCCGCGCTCAAGACGAAGCTCGGCAGCGACGACCAGAACCGCAGCCGGGTCCGCGAACTCGACAAGATGCTGAAGAAGTCGGCCGCCGGACAGTACGGCATCAAGGCCGCCGAGGTCATCGCCATAGGAGCGGCCCAGGGCTTCTCCTGGACGGTCACGATCGACGCGGGCTCCAACGACGGCATCAAGCGCGACATGACCGTCATCAACGGCGACGGTCTCGTCGGCCGGGTCACCACCGTCGGCCCGGACATCGCCACGGTGCTGCTGGCCAACGACCCCGACTTCACCGTCGGCACCCGCATGGAGAAGACCGACGAACTGGGCTTCGCCACCGGCCAGGGCTCCCAGCCGCTGTCCGTGCAGTTCCTCAACGGCAAGGCCAAGGTGAAGAAGGGCGACCGGCTGGTCACCTTCGGCTCCAGCAGGGACAAGCCGTTCGTGCCCGGCGTCCCGGTCGGCGAGGTCGTCCGCGTGGACCCGTCCAACGGCGGCCTGACCCGTACCGTCTACGTCCGTCCGTTCGTCGGGTTCACCAAGCTCGACATCGTCGGCGTCGTCGTCCAGGCCCCGCGCGAGGACCCCCGTGACATGGTCCTGCCGAAGCAGCCGGCCAAGCCCGCCAAGCCCAAACCCACCCCGACCGTCACCGTCACGATCTCGCCCAACGGCGACATCGTCGACACCGAAGGCAACGTCCTCGGGAACATCAACGAGAGCCCGGACCCGAGCGAGAGCCCGGACCCGAGCGGAAGTCCGGATCCCAGCGCCGGTCCGGGCGCCACACCGAACACCGGCAACACTGCAGACGAGCAGGAGTAG
- the mrdA gene encoding penicillin-binding protein 2, whose amino-acid sequence MSNIPETGRTQRVQIRLVVIQVLVFSLLLTLGGRLWYLQIRNGQEYSDEAKSNHVQQVVQPAVRGSILDARGVPLADNETRLVVSASRTELLKMKDDGKGVLTRLADVLDMKPKEVLDKVRLCDSKTPQPCWNGSPYQPIPVTDEATTQQALQIRERAEDFPGITAEPTAVRRYPAPGKSNTAQVLGYLSPVTDEEITKAQDTDSPYLRSDQVGRSGLERTYDKELRGKAGVTRYEVDNLGRVIGQAKNDKAEPGSSVVTSIDARVQAVAEYELNEAMKVARQSFDKNTGENYKADSGAVVVMEAKTGRVVAMASLPNYDPNAWVGGISAKDYAKLTGKKSNFPLLNRAIQGQAAPGSIFKVISSTAAVNAGYPFDGNYPCPSSYNVGGQVFKNFESQGYGSITIGRALEVSCDTVYYGIAHKEWLKDGGINPKKHPKDWFYKTAHQFGLGKETGIDLPNEVTGRVPDRKWKQDFYKANKDAWCKQGKKDGSYVEKIAYENCLEGNKMRAGDSVNYSIGQGDTLVTPIQMATIYAAISNGGTLYDPTVGKAIVSGDGKTVEEIAPKSHGKLPFTRKTRNEIDGALAGVATRGSAAWRFGGWPQDKIPMHAKTGTAEVYGKQTTSWFATYTKDYSIVMTISQGGTGSGASGPAVRNIYDALYGLDDSGKQDLKKALLPTPQKSLPKIQHDGSIEAPEIKPYNPDSQKTPEEQTLAAVLGRRD is encoded by the coding sequence GTGAGCAACATCCCCGAGACCGGCCGGACCCAGCGGGTCCAGATCCGCCTCGTAGTCATCCAGGTCCTCGTCTTCTCCCTGCTGCTCACCCTCGGCGGGCGCCTCTGGTACCTCCAGATCCGCAACGGCCAGGAGTACAGCGACGAGGCGAAGAGCAACCACGTCCAGCAGGTCGTCCAGCCCGCCGTCCGCGGCTCCATCCTCGACGCGCGCGGTGTGCCGCTCGCCGACAACGAGACCCGGCTGGTCGTCTCCGCCAGCCGGACCGAGCTGTTGAAGATGAAGGACGACGGCAAGGGCGTTCTGACCCGGCTCGCCGATGTCCTCGACATGAAGCCCAAGGAGGTCCTCGACAAGGTCCGGCTCTGCGACTCGAAGACGCCGCAGCCCTGCTGGAACGGTTCGCCGTACCAGCCGATCCCGGTCACCGACGAGGCCACCACCCAGCAGGCCCTCCAGATCCGCGAACGCGCCGAGGACTTCCCCGGCATCACGGCCGAGCCCACCGCCGTACGCCGCTACCCCGCTCCCGGCAAGTCCAACACCGCCCAGGTCCTCGGCTATCTCTCGCCCGTCACCGACGAGGAGATCACCAAGGCCCAGGACACCGACTCGCCGTACCTGCGCTCCGACCAGGTCGGCCGCTCCGGCCTGGAGCGCACCTACGACAAGGAACTGCGCGGCAAGGCCGGCGTCACCCGCTACGAGGTCGACAACCTCGGCCGGGTCATCGGCCAGGCGAAGAACGACAAGGCGGAGCCCGGATCCAGCGTCGTCACCTCGATAGACGCCCGCGTCCAGGCCGTCGCCGAGTACGAGCTCAACGAGGCCATGAAGGTCGCCCGGCAGTCCTTCGACAAGAACACCGGCGAGAACTACAAGGCCGACTCCGGCGCCGTCGTCGTCATGGAGGCCAAGACCGGCCGGGTCGTCGCGATGGCCTCCCTGCCGAACTACGACCCCAACGCCTGGGTCGGCGGCATCTCCGCCAAGGACTACGCCAAGCTCACCGGCAAGAAGTCCAACTTCCCGCTGCTGAACAGGGCCATCCAGGGCCAGGCCGCACCCGGCTCGATCTTCAAGGTCATCTCGTCGACCGCCGCGGTCAACGCCGGCTACCCCTTCGACGGCAACTACCCCTGCCCCAGCTCGTACAACGTCGGCGGACAGGTCTTCAAGAACTTCGAGTCCCAGGGTTATGGCTCCATCACCATCGGCCGGGCCCTCGAGGTCTCCTGCGACACCGTCTACTACGGCATCGCGCACAAGGAGTGGCTGAAGGACGGCGGCATCAACCCCAAGAAGCACCCCAAGGACTGGTTCTACAAGACGGCCCATCAGTTCGGCCTCGGCAAGGAGACCGGCATCGACCTCCCCAACGAGGTCACCGGCCGCGTCCCCGACCGCAAGTGGAAGCAGGACTTCTACAAGGCGAACAAGGACGCCTGGTGCAAGCAGGGCAAGAAGGACGGCTCGTACGTCGAGAAGATCGCGTACGAGAACTGCCTCGAAGGCAACAAGATGCGCGCCGGTGACTCCGTCAACTACTCGATCGGCCAGGGCGACACCCTCGTCACCCCGATCCAGATGGCGACCATCTACGCCGCCATCTCCAACGGCGGCACGCTCTACGACCCCACCGTCGGCAAGGCGATCGTCAGCGGCGACGGCAAGACCGTCGAGGAGATCGCGCCCAAGTCGCACGGCAAGCTGCCCTTCACGCGCAAGACCCGCAACGAGATCGACGGCGCCCTCGCTGGCGTCGCGACCCGTGGTTCGGCCGCCTGGCGCTTCGGCGGCTGGCCGCAGGACAAGATCCCGATGCACGCCAAGACGGGTACGGCCGAGGTCTACGGCAAGCAGACGACCTCCTGGTTCGCCACGTACACCAAGGACTACTCGATCGTCATGACGATCTCCCAGGGCGGTACGGGCTCCGGCGCGTCCGGGCCCGCCGTGCGCAACATCTACGACGCGCTCTACGGACTCGACGACTCCGGAAAGCAGGACCTGAAGAAGGCGCTGCTGCCCACCCCGCAGAAGTCCCTGCCGAAGATCCAGCACGACGGCTCGATCGAGGCCCCGGAGATCAAGCCGTACAACCCGGACTCGCAGAAGACCCCGGAGGAGCAGACCCTCGCGGCAGTGCTCGGGAGGCGCGACTGA
- the rodA gene encoding rod shape-determining protein RodA — protein MAGFSVSRYAPERSAWGKLTARDSLVRKLDWPLLGSAIALSFIGSLLVYSATRGRDTLTHGDPYYFLLRHALNTGIGFALMVGTVWLGHRTLRGAVPILYGLSVLLVLAVLTPLGATVNGAHAWIIIGGGFSLQPSEFTKITIILIMAMLLAERVDAGDQLHPDHRTVAKALGLAAVPMAIVMGMPDLGSVMVMAVIVLGVLLASGASNRWVFGLLGAGAGGAVAVWQLGLLDDYQIARFAAFANPALDPAGVGYNTNQARIAIGSGGLTGTGLFQGTQTTGQFVPEQQTDFVFTVAGEELGFLGAGLILFLLGVVLWRACRIARETTELYGTIVAAGIIAWFAFQAFENIGMTLGIMPVAGLPLPFVSYGGSSMFAVWVAVGLLQSIRMQRPISA, from the coding sequence ATGGCTGGATTCTCCGTCTCGCGGTACGCCCCCGAGCGCTCCGCCTGGGGCAAGCTCACCGCCCGCGACTCCCTCGTACGCAAACTCGACTGGCCGTTGCTCGGGTCCGCGATCGCGCTCTCCTTCATCGGCTCGCTGCTGGTCTACTCGGCGACCCGGGGCCGCGACACGCTCACCCACGGCGACCCGTACTACTTCCTCCTCCGGCACGCCCTCAACACCGGCATCGGCTTCGCTCTGATGGTCGGCACGGTCTGGCTCGGCCACCGCACCCTGCGCGGCGCCGTACCGATCCTCTACGGCCTCTCGGTGCTCCTCGTGCTGGCGGTCCTCACCCCGCTCGGCGCGACCGTCAACGGCGCGCACGCCTGGATCATCATCGGCGGCGGCTTCTCGCTCCAGCCGTCCGAGTTCACCAAGATCACCATCATCCTGATCATGGCGATGCTGCTCGCCGAGCGCGTCGACGCGGGCGACCAGCTCCACCCCGACCACCGGACCGTCGCCAAGGCCCTCGGCCTCGCGGCCGTGCCGATGGCCATCGTCATGGGGATGCCGGACCTCGGCTCCGTGATGGTCATGGCCGTCATCGTGCTCGGCGTGCTCCTCGCCTCCGGCGCCTCGAACCGCTGGGTCTTCGGCCTCCTCGGAGCGGGCGCGGGCGGCGCCGTCGCCGTCTGGCAGCTCGGCCTGCTCGACGACTACCAGATCGCCCGCTTCGCCGCCTTCGCCAACCCCGCGCTCGACCCGGCAGGCGTCGGCTACAACACCAACCAGGCACGCATCGCGATCGGTTCCGGCGGCCTCACCGGAACGGGCCTCTTCCAGGGCACCCAGACGACCGGACAGTTCGTCCCCGAGCAGCAGACCGACTTCGTCTTCACCGTCGCGGGCGAGGAGCTCGGCTTCCTCGGCGCCGGACTGATCCTCTTCCTGCTCGGTGTCGTCCTGTGGCGCGCCTGCCGGATCGCCCGCGAGACGACCGAGCTGTACGGCACGATCGTCGCCGCCGGAATCATCGCCTGGTTCGCCTTCCAGGCGTTCGAGAACATCGGGATGACCCTCGGCATCATGCCGGTCGCCGGGCTTCCGCTGCCGTTCGTGTCGTACGGAGGGTCCTCGATGTTCGCCGTCTGGGTGGCCGTCGGTCTGCTCCAGTCGATCAGGATGCAGCGGCCGATAAGCGCGTAG
- a CDS encoding rod shape-determining protein: MSFIGRDMAIDLGTANTLVYVRGRGIVLNEPSVVAINTNTGGILAVGSEAKKMIGRTPGNIVAVRPLKDGVIADFEITERMLRYFILKIHKRRYLARPRVVVCVPSGITGVERRAVIEASTQAGARQVHIIEEPMAAAIGSGLPVHEATGNMVVDIGGGTTEVAVISLGGIVTAQSIRVAGDELDNAIIQHIKKEYSLLLGERTAEQIKITIGSAYEMEKEEHTEIRGRDLVSGLPKTVVISAAEVRKAIEEPVNAIVDAVKTTLDKCPPELSGDVMDRGIVLTGGGALLRGLDERLRRETGMPIHIAEDPLDSVALGSGKCVEEFEALQQVLDAQPRR, from the coding sequence ATGTCGTTCATCGGCCGTGACATGGCTATCGACCTCGGGACTGCCAACACGCTGGTGTACGTCAGGGGGCGCGGCATCGTTCTGAACGAGCCGTCCGTCGTGGCCATCAACACCAACACCGGCGGCATCCTGGCGGTCGGTTCCGAGGCCAAGAAGATGATCGGGCGTACACCGGGCAACATCGTTGCCGTACGGCCCCTGAAGGACGGTGTGATCGCCGACTTCGAGATCACCGAGCGGATGCTCCGCTACTTCATCCTGAAGATCCACAAGCGCCGCTACCTGGCCCGCCCGCGGGTCGTGGTCTGCGTGCCCTCCGGCATCACCGGGGTCGAGCGACGCGCCGTCATCGAGGCGTCGACGCAGGCCGGTGCGCGTCAGGTGCACATCATCGAGGAGCCCATGGCGGCGGCCATCGGCTCCGGTCTGCCGGTCCACGAGGCCACCGGCAACATGGTCGTCGACATCGGCGGCGGCACCACCGAGGTCGCGGTCATCTCGCTCGGCGGAATCGTCACTGCCCAGTCGATCCGGGTCGCCGGTGACGAGCTGGACAACGCGATCATCCAGCACATCAAGAAGGAGTACTCGCTCCTCCTCGGCGAGCGCACCGCCGAACAGATCAAGATCACGATCGGTTCGGCGTACGAGATGGAGAAGGAGGAGCACACCGAGATCCGCGGCCGCGACCTGGTCTCCGGGCTGCCCAAGACCGTGGTCATCTCGGCCGCCGAGGTCCGCAAGGCCATCGAGGAGCCGGTCAACGCGATCGTCGACGCGGTGAAGACCACGCTCGACAAGTGCCCGCCGGAGCTCTCCGGCGACGTCATGGACCGCGGGATCGTCCTCACCGGCGGCGGCGCGCTGCTGCGCGGACTGGACGAGCGGCTGCGCCGCGAGACGGGCATGCCGATCCACATCGCCGAGGACCCGCTGGACTCGGTGGCGCTCGGATCCGGCAAGTGCGTCGAGGAGTTCGAGGCGCTCCAGCAGGTGCTGGACGCCCAGCCCCGCAGGTAA
- a CDS encoding DUF4233 domain-containing protein produces MRTLCASTLIGEFFVIGFAGLVAMKSDDLTNATVWTVCGIGMLLSVLLCGVITRPGGIQLGWALQIALVLSGFVVPMMFILGLVFGGLWWASVHYGRRIDEVKARWAAAQEASEAPAGG; encoded by the coding sequence GTGCGTACGCTCTGTGCTTCGACGCTGATCGGCGAGTTCTTCGTGATCGGCTTCGCCGGACTCGTGGCGATGAAGTCCGACGATCTGACGAACGCCACGGTCTGGACGGTCTGCGGCATCGGCATGCTGCTGTCCGTGCTCCTCTGCGGGGTGATCACCCGCCCCGGAGGCATACAGCTCGGCTGGGCGCTGCAGATCGCCCTGGTGCTGAGCGGCTTCGTCGTACCGATGATGTTCATCCTCGGCCTGGTCTTCGGCGGCCTGTGGTGGGCCTCGGTGCACTACGGCCGCCGGATCGACGAGGTGAAGGCCCGCTGGGCGGCCGCGCAGGAGGCCTCCGAGGCCCCGGCCGGTGGCTGA